A single genomic interval of Equus quagga isolate Etosha38 chromosome 19, UCLA_HA_Equagga_1.0, whole genome shotgun sequence harbors:
- the TUBGCP6 gene encoding gamma-tubulin complex component 6 isoform X5, with product MQPLGSCRVSFGPPGHREEPYLTEAGRDAFDRFCRLHQGELQVLGGGLLQAPQPVLVKECELVKDALNVLIGVVSATFSLCQPAHAFMVKRGIHVSGASPESISSLLSEVAECGTHYARLSHFSVQPVLDSSCSKGLVFQAFTSGLRRYLQYYRACVLSTPPTLSLLTIGFLFKKLGRQLRYLAELCGVGTALPASSGGEPGAAFPTGVKLLSYLYQEALDNCSNEHYPVLLSLLKTSCEPYTRFIHDWVYSGVFRDVYGEFMIQVNQEYLGFRDKFYWTHGYVLISKEVEDCVPMFLKHIAHDVYVCGKTINLLKLCCPRHYLCWSDVPVPRISVIFSLEELKEIEKDCAIYVGRMERVARHSSISKEEKELRMEIAKQELIVHAREAASRVLSALSDRQMSERMALDARKREQFQRLKEQFVKDQERRRAARQEELDDDFSYARELRDREKRLKALEEQLERKARQALVDHYSKLSAEAARREQKALWRIQRHRLAGARLRFLLEDQKRIQGMLEDLSEEKPLEPLAVLPSARPQASSPGPEHPDGGSSCDSGSAEQHLVAWDGLSRPSAPLQPPESPAAGACSSGPGAGQQPGQAEGPGPFSASLSIQDFLPLGQGAKKPVHSGMAPVLEEALQTIGSDLPPLGLSAVVGTGLAGPQEYDFRSILRPAAATLASPGPLDTVGGDLGSEGQQLWGDTHMQLDTCVLDGQMALLDPHSPQHNSLQERSSQATGQVLGHVSESSVPTGGYASRIAPSRPQWNIHGHVSDASIRVGENVWDVTPSRPRWNVHGHVSDASIRVGENVWDVVPSRPRCNVHGHVSDASVRVGENVWDVAPSRPRWNVHGHVSQSHMMLGALPEEAQIDVPWSHQNSPDHVSQSGLSLEEQSPTQDQEPQLPTETASGSSCALAAASGCEEESGLKASLPAGVVPGALGDGTPEEPGPRRSGDTEDVSPSHPSGSKEGADAWSSPGLGEEAVVAARWDKEQAYLASLAAQYRLEQYPDSYEALSEPPVARLLHHGLPRAFALSEDPRGPSDADETTVQLSELLPLPVLLKRSLTAPLAAHVSLVNKAAVDYFFVELHLEAHFEALRHFLLMEDGEFAQSLSDLLFEKLGAGQTPGELLNPLVLNSVLSKALQYSLHGDTPHAANLSFALKSLPEVFAPNAPDVLSCLELRYKVDWPLNIVITESCLSRYSGIFSFLLQLKLMMWTLKDVCFHLKRTALVSHVASSVQFRQLQLFKHEMQHFVKVIQGYIANQILHVSWCEFRARLAVVGDLEEIQRAHAEYLHKAVFRGLLTEKAAPVMNIIHSIFSLILKFRSQLISQPWGPASGPRGAEHPNFALMQQSYSTFKYYSHFLFKVVTKLVNRGYQPHLEDFLLRINFNNYYQDA from the exons CCCCCCTGGCCACAGAGAGGAGCCCTACCTCACCGAGGCGGGAAGGGACGCCTTCGACAGGTTCTGCAGGCTCCACCAAGGGGAGCTGCAGGTGCTGGGAGGGGGCCTCCTGCAGGCCCCACAGCCCGTCCTGGTGAAAGAGTGTGAGCTGGTGAAGGACGCGCTGAACGTCCTGATTGGGGTCGTGTCTGCCACATTTTCCCTCTGCCAG CCGGCTCATGCCTTCATGGTGAAGCGGGGCATCCACGTATCAGGAGCGTCCCCCGAGAGCATCAGCAGCCTCCTCTCAGAGGTGGCGGAGTGTGGGACCCACTACGCGCGCCTAAGCCACTTCTCCGTGCAGCCGGTGCTGGACTCTTCCTGCAGCAAAGGCCTCGTGTTCCAG GCCTTCACCAGCGGCCTGAGGAGGTACCTGCAGTACTACCGAGCTTGTGTGCTCTCCACTCCACCCACCCTGAGCCTCCTCACCATTGGCTTTCTCTTCAAGAAACTGGGCCGGCAGCTCAG GTACCTGGCTGAGCTTTGTGGGGTTGGCACTGCGCTCCCCGCCTCCAGTGGAGGAGAGCCTGGGGCGGCATTCCCCACT GGGGTGAAGCTGCTCTCATACCTCTACCAGGAGGCCCTGGATAACTGCAGCAATGAGCACTACCCTGTGCTGCTGTCTCTGCTCAAGACCAGCTGCGAGCCCTACACCcg GTTCATCCACGACTGGGTGTATAGTGGGGTCTTCAGAGACGTTTACGGCGAGTTCATGATCCAGGTGAACCAGGAGTACCTGGGCTTCAGAG ATAAGTTTTACTGGACCCACGGCTACGTTCTCATTTCCAAAGAGGTGGAGGACTGCGTCCCCATGTTCTTGAAGCACATTGCCCACGACGTCTATGTGTGTGGGAAGACCATCAACCTGCTGAAGCTCTGCTGTCCTCGG CATTACCTCTGCTGGTCCGATGTCCCTGTCCCTCGGATCTCAGTCATTTTCTCCCTTGAAGAGCTGAAGGAGATCGAGAAGGACTGTGCTATCTACGTGGGGCGGATGGAGAGGGTGGCGCGCCACAGCTCCATCAGCAAGGAGGAGAAG GAATTACGAATGGAAATTGCGAAACAAGAATTAATTGTCCATGCCCGAGAGGCAGCGTCCAGGGTCTTGAGTGCGCTTAGTG ATCGGCAGATGTCAGAGCGGATGGCTCTGGATGCCCGGAAGCGAGAGCAGTTTCAGAGGTTGAAAGAGCAGTTTGTGAAGGACCAGGAG CGACGCCGGGCggccaggcaggaggagctggatgATGACTTCAGCTATGCCCGTGAACTCCGCGACAGGGAGAAGAGGCTAAAGGCTctggaggagcagctggagagGAAGGCGAG GCAGGCGCTGGTTGACCATTACAGCAAGCTGTCTGCAGAGGCGGCTCGTCGGGAGCAGAAGGCGTTGTGGAGGATCCAGAGGCACAGATTGGCGGGTGCACGGCTGCGTTTCCTCTTAGAAGATCAGAAACGCATCCAG GGAATGCTGGAAGACCTGTCCGAGGAGAAGCCCCTGGAGCCACTGGCTGTCCTCCCAAGTGCACGCCCCCAG GCCTCGTCTCCGGGCCCCGAGCACCCAGATGGAGGTAGCAGCTGTGATTCTGGGAGTGCAGAGCAGCACCTGGTCGCCTGGGATGGCCTGAGCAGGCCAAGTGcacccctgcagcccccagagtCTCCAGCAGCAGGGGCCTGTAGCTCGGGGCCAGGAGCAGGccagcagccagggcaggcagaggggccagggcCCTTCTCTGCAAGCCTCAGCATCCAAGACTTCCTGCCCCTGGGCCAGGGGGCCAAGAAGCCTGTGCACAGCGGCATGGCCCCTGTCCTGGAGGAGGCACTACAGACCATCGGCTCAGACCTGCCTCCCCTAGGTCTGTCTGCAGTGGTGGGCACAGGGCTGGCTGGGCCACAGGAGTATGACTTCAGAAGCATCCTGAGGCCGGCTGCAGCCACCTTGGCTTCCCCAGGACCCCTTGACACTGTAGGAGGTGACTTGGGCAGTGAGGGGCAGCAGCTGTGGGGGGACACTCACATGCAACTGGACACCTGTGTCCTGGATGGGCAGATGGCTCTGCTTGACCCACACTCCCCCCAGCACAATTCCCTCCAGGAGCGGAGCAGCCAGGCCACAGGCCAGGTCCTGGGGCATGTGTCAGAGAGCAGTGTTCCCACAGGGGGTTATGCTTCCAGAATAGCCCCCTCCCGACCACAGTGGAACATCCACGGACACGTGTCTGATGCCAGCATTAGGGTGGGGGAGAACGTGTGGGACGTGACCCCTTCCCGGCCACGGTGGAATGTCCATGGACACGTGTCTGATGCCAGCATTAGGGTGGGGGAGAACGTGTGGGATGTGGTCCCGTCCCGGCCACGGTGCAACGTCCACGGACATGTGTCTGATGCCAGCGTCAGGGTGGGGGAGAACGTGTGGGATGTGGCCCCCTCTCGGCCACGGTGGAACGTCCATGGACATGTGTCTCAGTCGCACATGATGCTGGGTGCACTCCCAGAGGAAGCCCAGATCGATGTGCCCTGGTCCCACCAGAACTCCCCTGACCATGTGTCCCAGTCAGGCCTCAGCCTGGAAGAACAGAGCCCTACCCAGGACCAGGAGCCACAGCTACCCACAGAGACAGCCTCAGGGAGCTCCTGCGCTCTGGCGGCTGCTTCTGGTTGTGAGGAGGAGAGTGGCCTCAAGGCCTCATTGCCTGCTGGGGTTGTGCCTGGTGCTCTAGGAGATGGCACTCCTGAGGAGCCAG GCCCAAGGAGGAGTGGGGACACTGAGGACGTCTCTCCAAGCCACCCTTCAGGCTCCAAG GAAGGTGCGGATGCCTGGAGCAGCCCAGGCCTTGGTGAAGAGGCTGTGGTGGCTGCTCGCTGGGACAAGGAGCAGGCTTACCTGGCAAGCCTGGCAGCGCAGTACCGCCTGGAGCAGTACCCAGACAGCTACGAGGCCCTGT CAGAGCCTCCTGTTGCCCGCCTCCTCCACCACGGGCTTCCCCGGGCCTTTGCCCTCTCTGAGGACCCCCGGGGCCCATCAGATGCGGACGAGACCACAGTGCAGCTGagtgagctgctgccactgcccgTGCTCCTGAAGCGCTCCCTCACCGCCCCGCTGGCTGCCCA CGTCTCCCTGGTGAACAAGGCCGCGGTCGACTACTTCTTCGTGGAGCTCCACCTCGAGGCACATTTCGAGGCACTGCGCCACTTCCTGCTGATGGAGGATGGCGAATTTGCCCAGTCCCTCAGCGACCTGCTCTTTGAGAAG CTCGGGGCGGGGCAGACGCCTGGGGAGCTCCTCAACCCGCTGGTGCTCAACTCAGTGCTGAGCAAGGCCCTGCAGTACAGCCTGCACGGCGACACCCCACATGCGGCCAACCTCTCCTTCGCCCTCAAGTCCCTGCCCGAGGTGTTTGCCCCCAATGCCCCGGATGTGCTAAGCTGCCTGGAGCTCAGGTACAAG GTGGACTGGCCCCTCAACATCGTCATCACCGAGAGCTGCCTGAGCAGGTACAGTGgcatcttctccttcctgctgcaGCTGAAGCTCATGATGTGGACGCTCAAGGACGTCTGCTTCCACCTCAAGCGCACAG CGCTGGTGAGCCACGTGGCCAGCTCCGTGCAGTTCCGCCAGCTGCAGCTTTTCAAGCACGAGATGCAGCACTTCGTGAAGGTCATCCAGGGTTACATCGCCAACCAGATCCTGCACGTCAGCTGGTGTGAGTTCCGTGCCAGGCTGGCTGTGGTGGGTGACCTCGAGGAGATCCAGCGGGCCCACGCCGAGTACCTGCACAAGGCTGTCTTCAG GGGCCTGTTGACGGAGAAGGCGGCGCCTGTCATGAACATCATCCACAGCATCTTCAGCCTCATCCTCAAGTTCCGCAGCCAGCTCAtctcccagccctggggcccagccAGTGGCCCCCGGGGTGCCGAGCACCCCAACTTCGCCCTCATGCAGCAGTCCTACAGTACCTTCAAGTACTATTCCCACTTTCTCTTCAAAG taGTGACCAAGCTGGTGAACCGCGGCTACCAGCCCCACCTGGAGGACTTCCTGCTGCGCATCAACTTCAACAACTACTACCAGGATGCCTGA